A DNA window from Ornithobacterium rhinotracheale DSM 15997 contains the following coding sequences:
- the recG gene encoding ATP-dependent DNA helicase RecG, with product MSNPILTPIDYLNGLGPQRAEVLKSELKLFNCRDLLYHFPFRYIDKTKFYTLKEITNFSSEIQIKGTIINMQEVGEGRKKRIHATFQDETGQADLVWFKYSPWLKKKISDLIAKPIVIFGKPSLFQNRISFTHPEMETESAHQAEGKGLEPVYSTTEKIQKKGITPRIWRGMIEQVLEMVNPYIRENLSSEIKRKYDLIDRNKAFYQIHFPKNAEELNQAQKRLKFEEFYFLHLSLQMQKAIGKKKFKSQAFSSVGDYFNDFYHHHLGFELTNAQKRVIREIRSDMAKSSQMNRLLQGDVGSGKTIVAFMSMLIAADNGFQSLLMAPTEILAQQHYYGLKQEADKMGLEIALLTGSTKTAERREIHQKLEDGSLHFLVGTHALIEDKVKFKNLGFAIIDEQHRFGVAQRAKIFNKGILPPHMLIMTATPIPRTLAMTLYGDLDISIIDELPAGRKPIQTHHMLEKDRLKLLGFMRREIEKGRQIYIVYPLIEESQQLDYKALMDGYDYIATEFPYPDFAISIVHGQMKPADKDYEMQRFAKGETDIMVATTVIEVGVNVPNASVMIIESAEKFGLSQLHQLRGRVGRGGEQSYCILMTKDKLNETAYKRIQTMCQSTDGFRIAEVDLELRGPGNVMGTQQSGILNLKIADLKMDKTIFQAARKAVEDTLEEDFNLSMTKNANILHFFNLYHKKKIGWANVG from the coding sequence GTGAGCAATCCAATCTTAACTCCCATAGACTATTTAAACGGGCTGGGCCCGCAACGAGCTGAGGTGCTAAAATCTGAGCTCAAGCTCTTTAATTGTCGGGATTTATTGTATCACTTTCCGTTTCGTTATATCGACAAAACTAAATTTTACACTTTAAAAGAAATTACCAATTTTTCGTCTGAAATTCAGATTAAAGGCACAATCATCAATATGCAAGAAGTGGGCGAGGGGCGAAAAAAACGCATTCACGCTACTTTTCAGGACGAAACGGGGCAAGCCGATTTAGTTTGGTTTAAATATTCGCCATGGCTTAAGAAAAAAATTTCGGATTTAATCGCAAAGCCTATCGTAATTTTTGGGAAGCCGAGCCTTTTTCAAAACCGAATCAGTTTCACGCACCCAGAAATGGAAACCGAATCGGCGCACCAAGCCGAAGGCAAAGGGCTAGAGCCTGTGTATTCTACTACCGAAAAAATACAGAAAAAAGGCATTACGCCCCGCATTTGGCGAGGCATGATAGAGCAGGTTTTGGAAATGGTAAATCCCTACATTCGGGAAAATTTATCTAGCGAAATTAAACGAAAATATGATTTAATCGATAGAAACAAAGCCTTTTACCAAATTCATTTTCCTAAAAATGCAGAAGAGCTGAATCAAGCCCAAAAAAGATTAAAATTTGAGGAATTTTATTTTCTGCACCTTTCATTGCAAATGCAAAAAGCCATAGGCAAAAAGAAATTCAAATCGCAAGCATTTTCTTCTGTGGGCGATTATTTCAACGATTTTTATCATCATCATTTAGGCTTTGAATTGACCAATGCCCAAAAGCGTGTGATACGAGAAATCCGTTCGGATATGGCAAAATCTAGCCAAATGAATCGCTTGTTGCAAGGCGATGTGGGGAGTGGGAAGACCATCGTGGCGTTTATGTCGATGCTCATCGCTGCCGACAATGGATTTCAATCGCTATTGATGGCGCCGACAGAGATTTTGGCGCAGCAACATTATTATGGCTTAAAGCAAGAAGCCGACAAGATGGGACTTGAGATTGCACTGCTCACAGGAAGCACCAAAACGGCAGAACGCCGAGAAATTCATCAAAAGTTAGAAGACGGAAGTTTGCATTTTTTGGTAGGCACACATGCTTTGATTGAGGACAAAGTAAAATTTAAAAATTTAGGTTTTGCCATAATCGACGAGCAGCACCGCTTTGGCGTGGCACAACGAGCCAAAATCTTTAATAAAGGAATTTTGCCACCACACATGCTGATTATGACGGCAACACCGATTCCGCGAACGCTGGCAATGACGCTGTATGGAGATCTGGATATATCGATTATTGATGAATTGCCCGCGGGTAGAAAACCGATTCAGACGCACCATATGCTCGAAAAAGATCGCTTAAAATTGCTCGGATTCATGCGTCGAGAAATCGAGAAAGGTAGGCAGATTTATATTGTGTATCCGCTGATCGAGGAGTCGCAACAATTGGACTACAAAGCACTCATGGATGGCTATGATTACATCGCTACGGAGTTTCCTTATCCTGATTTTGCGATTAGCATCGTACATGGGCAAATGAAACCAGCCGATAAAGATTATGAAATGCAACGCTTTGCCAAAGGCGAAACCGATATCATGGTGGCAACGACGGTGATAGAGGTGGGTGTGAATGTGCCGAATGCCAGCGTGATGATTATCGAAAGTGCCGAGAAATTTGGGCTGTCTCAATTGCACCAGTTGCGCGGTAGAGTAGGGCGTGGTGGCGAGCAGAGTTATTGTATTTTGATGACCAAAGATAAGCTAAACGAAACGGCCTACAAACGAATCCAAACCATGTGTCAATCTACCGATGGGTTTAGAATTGCCGAAGTAGATTTAGAATTGCGAGGCCCTGGAAATGTGATGGGAACCCAACAAAGTGGTATTTTAAATCTAAAGATTGCAGATTTAAAAATGGATAAAACCATATTTCAAGCAGCCAGAAAGGCCGTGGAAGATACACTAGAAGAAGACTTTAACTTATCAATGACCAAAAATGCCAATATTCTACATTTTTTCAACCTTTATCACAAAAAGAAAATCGGTTGGGCAAATGTGGGCTAA
- a CDS encoding tetratricopeptide repeat protein yields MIENKESLYFDSDELSEIIEHYLSIRDMEYAQKAIEFAKEIHPDNLNILVKEFDFSIENNQIRKAERQMLELESMASGDIDYMIACAKFYSAKEEYFKAIDLYQQALSLAEDEETKIFLLHNLGNEYLNIDNLVRAFHYFKNILAIDPQDEEAFISCIDCFDEMGKIHESLDFIHQYLDKDPYSEYAWLELGRKYLLIENYPEALNAFDFAIAINPKSINSLMLKAYTLELFDKYEEAIEVYKEAAELEYTTATTFMKIGQAYLSLDQKENALEAFHTAIHEDPQLDKAWYEAALVYEELGQYQEALQYINRAIELDETNVTYHKRKAYYFVQMGDLEAAEVCYQTILKLEGHKFINWHAYAELQVLLGDCKAAIDTIHATSKRFNQPELLYQLSHCYFNLDDMAKGIQYLKKAQQVAPELLPEMIEKYPILKDFLKIISALD; encoded by the coding sequence ATGATTGAGAATAAGGAGAGTCTATATTTTGATTCAGATGAATTGTCGGAAATTATAGAGCATTATCTTTCAATCAGAGACATGGAGTATGCCCAAAAGGCAATAGAGTTCGCCAAAGAAATCCATCCAGATAATTTAAATATCTTGGTCAAAGAATTTGATTTTAGCATAGAAAACAATCAAATTAGAAAAGCCGAACGCCAAATGCTGGAACTAGAATCCATGGCAAGTGGCGACATCGATTATATGATTGCTTGTGCTAAATTTTATTCAGCCAAAGAGGAATACTTCAAAGCCATTGATCTGTATCAGCAAGCTTTGAGCCTTGCCGAAGACGAGGAAACCAAAATTTTTCTTTTACACAATTTGGGCAACGAATACCTAAATATCGATAATCTTGTGCGAGCTTTTCATTATTTTAAAAACATTCTAGCCATAGATCCTCAAGATGAGGAAGCCTTTATTTCCTGCATCGATTGCTTTGATGAAATGGGGAAAATCCATGAAAGTTTAGATTTTATACATCAATATTTAGACAAAGATCCGTATTCAGAATACGCTTGGCTAGAGTTGGGACGAAAATACCTTTTAATTGAAAATTATCCCGAGGCACTCAATGCCTTTGATTTTGCCATCGCCATTAATCCTAAAAGTATTAATTCTCTAATGCTAAAGGCTTATACCTTAGAGCTTTTTGATAAATACGAAGAAGCCATTGAGGTGTACAAAGAAGCCGCGGAGTTGGAATATACCACAGCGACAACTTTTATGAAAATAGGTCAGGCTTATTTAAGTTTAGACCAAAAAGAAAATGCACTCGAGGCGTTTCATACGGCAATTCACGAAGACCCTCAGCTAGACAAAGCTTGGTATGAGGCGGCACTGGTGTATGAGGAGCTGGGGCAATATCAAGAAGCGTTGCAATACATCAATCGTGCGATTGAGCTAGACGAAACCAATGTGACTTACCATAAACGAAAAGCCTATTATTTTGTGCAAATGGGCGATTTGGAAGCCGCAGAAGTATGTTACCAAACGATTTTGAAGCTCGAAGGGCACAAATTCATCAATTGGCATGCTTATGCAGAATTGCAGGTGCTTTTGGGCGACTGCAAGGCAGCGATAGATACCATTCATGCCACGTCTAAAAGATTCAATCAGCCAGAATTATTGTATCAATTAAGCCATTGTTATTTTAATTTAGACGATATGGCAAAGGGCATTCAATATTTGAAAAAAGCCCAGCAAGTGGCACCAGAGCTTTTGCCCGAAATGATTGAAAAATATCCGATTTTAAAGGATTTTCTCAAAATCATTTCTGCATTGGATTAA
- a CDS encoding C1 family peptidase, with product MKKIFLSLLVGVSVSTFAQEDLINSLKNNKSSINGFVFTPVKVNDATSVKNQGRSGTCWSYSGNSFLESEMLKKGKPAVDLAEIYTARNTYIDKAKNYVRMHGNVSWGDGGELHDVMNSYRKYGALPQEVYDGLNEGQKLNDFGEMQSALKAYLDAIIKNKKLSKNWLKGFTAILDAYLGKVPEKFTYKGKTYTPKTFAKEVVGLDPNDYIEMVSLNDEPKFEYVFFPVPDNWSFDYAYNIPMDDITKVIDYAIEKGYTVGWATDVSEKYFSWVNGVAYVPEKRYEDMSDKERQNMFSTPPTKEREITPEMRQEAFDNYETTDDHGMHIVGLAKDQNGKEYYIVKNSWGMSNDYQGYLYVSKNYVKYKTTAILVNKAGVPKSILKK from the coding sequence ATGAAGAAAATATTTTTAAGCCTTTTGGTAGGCGTGAGCGTGAGTACTTTTGCGCAAGAAGATTTAATTAATTCACTTAAAAACAACAAAAGTTCGATCAATGGTTTTGTTTTTACGCCCGTAAAGGTAAACGATGCAACATCGGTTAAAAACCAAGGACGAAGCGGAACTTGCTGGAGCTACTCAGGAAACTCATTTCTAGAATCTGAGATGTTGAAAAAAGGAAAGCCAGCAGTTGATTTAGCCGAAATTTATACTGCGAGAAATACATATATCGACAAAGCTAAAAATTATGTGCGCATGCACGGAAATGTGAGCTGGGGCGATGGTGGAGAGTTGCACGATGTGATGAACTCTTACAGAAAATACGGAGCTTTGCCGCAAGAAGTGTATGATGGATTGAATGAAGGGCAAAAGCTAAATGATTTTGGCGAAATGCAATCAGCTTTAAAAGCGTATTTAGATGCTATTATTAAAAACAAAAAACTAAGCAAAAACTGGCTTAAAGGCTTTACTGCTATTCTAGATGCATATTTAGGCAAAGTGCCAGAAAAATTCACTTATAAAGGAAAAACTTATACCCCAAAAACTTTTGCTAAAGAAGTGGTGGGGCTAGATCCAAACGATTATATCGAAATGGTATCATTGAACGATGAACCAAAGTTTGAGTATGTATTCTTCCCTGTGCCAGATAACTGGAGCTTTGACTATGCATACAATATCCCGATGGATGATATTACAAAAGTGATTGATTACGCTATCGAAAAAGGATACACAGTGGGATGGGCAACCGATGTTTCAGAAAAATACTTTAGCTGGGTAAACGGTGTGGCTTATGTGCCAGAAAAAAGATATGAAGACATGAGCGATAAAGAACGCCAAAATATGTTCAGCACTCCGCCGACTAAAGAGCGTGAAATTACGCCAGAGATGAGACAAGAAGCTTTTGATAATTACGAAACTACAGACGATCACGGAATGCACATTGTAGGTTTGGCAAAAGACCAAAATGGAAAAGAATACTACATCGTGAAAAACTCTTGGGGTATGAGCAACGATTATCAAGGCTACCTTTATGTAAGCAAAAACTATGTGAAATATAAAACTACTGCCATTCTGGTAAACAAAGCAGGAGTTCCAAAATCAATTCTTAAAAAATAA
- a CDS encoding metallophosphoesterase, giving the protein MSYFIIGDIHGCYYALEEMLAHWNPAKEKLILLGDLVHKGKHSYAVLEKVIQLQKKYPEKVIVLKGNNDEIFQQRYEESITLSDKQKFETYNLNYLSVLQWLEELPHFYEDAKIFASHAGFPARADEENGEIDFLFHKGELKKLKKTQFLGHVVVEEPKFVKDKKAWYLDTGAGWGKSLTGIKLSKKAKVNQVISISVTKKDVCMH; this is encoded by the coding sequence ATGAGTTACTTTATCATTGGCGACATACACGGGTGCTACTATGCACTAGAGGAAATGCTTGCGCACTGGAATCCAGCAAAAGAAAAATTGATTTTGCTTGGCGATTTGGTGCACAAGGGCAAGCATTCTTATGCCGTGCTCGAAAAAGTGATTCAATTACAGAAAAAATATCCCGAAAAGGTAATTGTGCTCAAAGGCAATAACGATGAAATCTTTCAGCAACGCTACGAGGAAAGCATCACGCTTTCAGACAAACAAAAATTTGAAACCTATAATTTGAATTATCTCTCTGTGTTGCAGTGGCTGGAGGAGTTGCCACATTTTTACGAAGATGCCAAAATCTTTGCGAGCCATGCAGGATTTCCTGCACGTGCCGACGAAGAAAATGGCGAAATCGATTTTTTGTTTCACAAAGGCGAGCTCAAAAAACTCAAAAAAACGCAATTCCTTGGGCATGTTGTGGTCGAGGAGCCTAAGTTTGTAAAAGATAAAAAAGCTTGGTATCTCGACACGGGCGCAGGCTGGGGCAAATCGCTTACAGGAATAAAACTTAGCAAAAAAGCAAAAGTGAATCAAGTCATTAGCATTTCGGTGACTAAAAAAGATGTTTGCATGCATTAG
- a CDS encoding acyl carrier protein phosphodiesterase, translated as MNLVAHQLLSFNQPEIQVGNHLGDVIKGRRLSNFPHEIQKGILLHRHIDSFTDSHPVVKRSCARLYEDYGKYAPIIVDIFYDYFLIKNWGKFCKKDFNTFRKECYKVLLAYKELYPEPYRHYTELLAKRDWFYQYSTMEGVELTLNKLGSRTRFFNNMHMAVKSLYVDEALFNKDFLEFYPELEQSCREFLKLSA; from the coding sequence ATGAATTTAGTAGCGCACCAATTATTATCCTTTAATCAGCCCGAAATTCAAGTGGGAAATCACTTGGGAGATGTCATCAAGGGGAGAAGGCTCAGTAACTTTCCCCATGAGATTCAAAAGGGAATTTTATTGCATAGGCACATCGATTCTTTTACCGATTCGCACCCCGTGGTCAAGAGGAGTTGTGCTAGATTGTACGAGGATTATGGCAAATATGCGCCCATCATAGTCGATATTTTTTACGATTATTTTTTGATTAAAAACTGGGGGAAATTCTGCAAAAAGGATTTTAATACTTTTAGAAAAGAATGCTACAAAGTGCTTTTGGCATACAAGGAACTATACCCAGAGCCCTATCGACACTACACCGAGCTTTTGGCAAAAAGAGATTGGTTTTATCAATATTCTACCATGGAGGGCGTGGAGCTTACGCTCAATAAACTAGGAAGCCGCACACGATTTTTCAACAACATGCACATGGCGGTAAAGTCGCTCTATGTAGACGAAGCACTTTTCAATAAAGATTTTTTAGAATTTTATCCCGAATTAGAGCAATCCTGCCGCGAATTTTTAAAGCTTTCGGCTTAG
- the msrA gene encoding peptide-methionine (S)-S-oxide reductase MsrA gives MKHKIIAVFLLLSVAISCQTNNKPKTMSTNLETATLAGGCFWCLEAAYDRLKGVENVQSGFANGHTENPSYKEVCTGETGHAEVVRITYDPSQIDFKTLLEVFWVLHDPTQLNRQGEDIGTQYRSGIFYENEKQKTEAEESMKNSIARGDYDKPYVTIIEPLKAFYPAEDYHTDYFELNQTQPYCSAVIAPKMKKFQAKFKELLKD, from the coding sequence ATGAAACATAAAATAATCGCAGTATTTTTGTTACTGAGCGTAGCAATTAGCTGCCAAACGAATAATAAACCTAAAACTATGAGTACAAATTTAGAAACAGCAACTTTAGCAGGCGGGTGCTTCTGGTGCTTGGAAGCCGCTTACGACCGATTGAAAGGCGTAGAAAATGTACAATCTGGATTTGCCAACGGGCACACCGAAAATCCAAGCTACAAGGAAGTGTGTACGGGCGAAACGGGACATGCCGAGGTAGTGCGAATTACTTATGATCCGAGCCAGATTGATTTCAAAACATTGTTAGAAGTCTTTTGGGTTTTGCACGATCCTACTCAGCTTAACCGACAAGGCGAAGACATCGGGACGCAGTACCGTTCAGGGATTTTCTATGAAAACGAAAAGCAAAAAACAGAAGCCGAGGAATCGATGAAAAATTCAATCGCACGCGGGGATTATGACAAGCCATATGTAACTATCATCGAGCCTTTGAAAGCCTTTTACCCTGCCGAGGATTACCACACCGATTATTTTGAATTGAACCAAACACAGCCGTATTGTAGTGCGGTGATTGCCCCCAAGATGAAAAAATTTCAGGCTAAATTTAAAGAGCTTTTAAAAGATTAA